Proteins from one Podospora pseudoanserina strain CBS 124.78 chromosome 1, whole genome shotgun sequence genomic window:
- a CDS encoding hypothetical protein (EggNog:ENOG503P5UU), with the protein MTSAQYLMPSAHHHHDNLPGSTACTSGPASVVYSSPDLDPYSAISGVSSFNYPAAADSTLLTPVSGAGSPPLQQRATSKPPMRNYHSQSAIPGPQVPTPPNSSKMYYSGYDVNNSSQGSSPMTVHPAATEGGHFDMYMAHSPPMSHHPSSPKSEVPPPIDPYLGSYNVSANNGEIIHQPFQEYHAFNVDVGPSGPYLGQPPHMHHRMPSNGGHAPVLAQPNPSHFRPDTTPRIGGIEDLRDPSVLLGGYPSHAALSPGRRPQQRKKPSPARKPARTPKSTPQIGSESGANGQLDDGDQDELTLRDDAPDDDKYLFQLRKEFISEKGKGMWEEMKAKYSEKHQGNWEKAALQMKVSRAVAKYGVWPKREIERLMEAHRYYEEKRYQLILARMKESGGCRVWDWKPQHIEAMLVKLGMEEPTVDEKTGTRRRKNKAARRRATSQNSHHNTHVMGDWSNGLGLHHPAFQGHAHHVAAAAAARQASYDMMSDDASTAPQFSSEQENDYLDQIFNKTPKVEDSMSPESMELAYEDDAASQHSAAREPSHHRSERVARQACEQMMQTRATYAQ; encoded by the exons ATGACCAGCGCCCAGTATCTCATGCCAAGTgcgcaccaccatcacgatAACTTGCCCGGTTCTACTGCTTGTACCAGCGGCCCTGCCTCTGTTGTTTACTCGTCACCGGACCTTGACCCCTACAGTGCT ATCTCTGGAGTCTCTTCTTTCAACTACCCAGCCGCTGCAGACTCGACACTCCTCACGCCAGTTTCTGGAGCCGGCAGTCCGCCTTTGCAGCAAAGAGCCACCTCAAAGCCACCGATGAGAAATTACCATTCGCAGTCGGCCATTCCTGGACCACAAgtcccaacacccccaaactCATCCAAGATGTACTACAGCGGTTACGacgtcaacaacagcagccaggGATCCTCTCCTATGACAGTCCATCCTGCGGCCACCGAGGGAGGGCATTTTGACATGTACATGGCTCACTCTCCCCCAATGagccaccacccatcctctcccaaatCTGAGGTTCCACCGCCAATCGACCCCTATCTTGGATCCTACAATGTTTCGGCCAACAACGGGGAGATAATACACCAGCCTTTCCAGGAGTACCACGCCTTCAATGTTGACGTAGGGCCGTCGGGACCGTATCTGGGTCAGCCGCCACACATGCACCATCGCATGCCTTCCAACGGCGGACACGCTCCCGTCTTAGCTCAGCCAAACCCATCCCACTTTAGGCCAGACACGACCCCCAGAATTGGAGGCATTGAAGACTTACGTGATCCCTCTGTATTACTCGGCGGCTACCCGTCCCACGCGGCTCTTAGTCCCGGAAGAAGACCCCAGCAGCGCAAGAAGCCGTCACCGGCACGAAAACCAGCTCGCACACCCAAGTCAACACCTCAAATAGGTTCAGAATCAGGCGCGAATGGTCAATTGGATGATGGTGATCAGGACGAGCTCACACTGCGGGACGATGCACCCGATGATGACAAGTATCTCTTCCAGCTCCGGAAAGAGTTCATCtcggagaaggggaagggcatGTGGGAAGAGATGAAGGCCAAGTACTCGGAGAAGCACCAAGGCAACTGGGAAAAGGCGGCTCTTCAGATGAAGGTCTCGCGTGCCGTTGCCAAGTATGGTGTCTGGCCGAAGAGAGAG ATCGAGCGACTTATGGAAGCCCACCGATACTACGAAGAAAAGAGATATCAACTTATACTTGCACGCATGAAGGAAAGCGGTGGCTGTCGCGTTTGGGACTGGAAGCCACAGCACATCGAGGCCATGCTTGTCAAGCTTGGTATGGAGGAGCCCACAGTTGATGAGAAGACTGGTACAAGACGGCGCAAGAACAAAGCAGCCCGTCGAAGGGCCACTTCGCAAAACAGCCATCACAACACACATGTCATGGGTGACTGGTCGAACGGGCTCGGTCTCCATCACCCTGCCTTCCAGGGTCATGCTCACCACGtcgcagcggcggcggcggcacgACAGGCCTCTTACGACATGATGAGCGACGACGCCAGCACCGCCCCCCAATTTAGCTCGGAACAAGAAAACGACTATCTCGACCAAATCTTTAACAAGACCCCCAAAGTCGAAGACAGCATGAGCCCCGAATCTATGGAGCTTGCTTATGAGGACGACGCCGCATCGCAACACTCGGCAGCCCGCGAGCCGAGTCATCACCGAAGCGAGCGTGTCGCTCGACAGGCCTGCGAACAAATGATGCAGACAAGAGCCACATATGCCCAATAA